The following proteins come from a genomic window of Pyxidicoccus sp. MSG2:
- a CDS encoding fatty acid desaturase family protein, which yields MSSSRTAPDFDLASVDVEGFHRELKALREQVDASLGEPDAAHLRKIERWGRAATLLGVATCWLAPNPFSAAALSLGRSTRWLLMHHVGHRGYDRVPGLPASRTGKGFAKGGRRYLDWLDWMLPEAWKFEHNVLHHSHTGEDADPDLLERNAEGTLRNPSRPLAVRYVQLALLALTWRASYYAPETLSSLRRKGRRKGGALTSAELKELVLQCYLPYAAFNFVLFPALFLIIGPWAAFSALCNSVMADVLTSLHTFLVVGPNHTGEDLYRFDEAPENRGARFVQQVIGSANYRTGGDLNDFAHLWLNYQIEHHIWPDLPMLKYREVQPKVRALCEKYGVPYVQESVWTRARKMVDVVVGKSSMRRLKPSRAEAEGLASAAAPAA from the coding sequence GTGAGTTCGTCCCGCACCGCCCCCGACTTCGACCTGGCCTCCGTGGATGTGGAGGGGTTCCACCGCGAGCTGAAGGCGCTTCGCGAGCAGGTGGATGCGTCGCTCGGCGAGCCGGACGCGGCGCACCTGCGGAAGATCGAGCGGTGGGGCAGGGCGGCCACGCTGCTCGGCGTGGCGACGTGCTGGCTCGCCCCCAACCCGTTCAGCGCCGCGGCGCTCAGCCTGGGCCGCTCCACGCGGTGGCTGCTGATGCACCACGTGGGGCATCGCGGGTATGACCGCGTCCCCGGCCTGCCCGCGTCGCGCACCGGCAAGGGCTTCGCGAAGGGCGGGCGCCGCTACCTCGACTGGCTCGACTGGATGCTGCCCGAGGCGTGGAAGTTCGAGCACAACGTCCTCCACCACTCGCACACCGGTGAGGACGCGGACCCGGACCTCCTGGAGCGCAATGCGGAAGGGACGCTGCGCAACCCGAGCCGCCCGCTCGCGGTCCGCTATGTCCAGCTCGCGCTGCTCGCGCTCACCTGGCGCGCCAGCTACTACGCGCCCGAGACGCTGAGCTCGCTGCGCCGCAAGGGCCGGCGCAAGGGCGGCGCGCTCACGAGCGCGGAGCTGAAGGAGCTCGTGCTCCAGTGCTACCTCCCGTACGCCGCCTTCAACTTCGTCCTCTTCCCCGCGCTGTTCCTCATCATCGGTCCGTGGGCGGCCTTCAGCGCGCTGTGCAACTCGGTGATGGCGGACGTGCTCACCAGCCTGCACACGTTCCTCGTGGTGGGGCCCAACCACACCGGCGAGGACCTGTACCGCTTCGACGAGGCCCCCGAGAATCGCGGCGCGCGCTTCGTGCAGCAGGTGATTGGCAGCGCCAACTACCGGACCGGCGGCGACCTGAACGACTTCGCCCACCTGTGGTTGAACTATCAAATCGAGCACCACATCTGGCCCGACCTGCCCATGCTCAAGTACCGCGAGGTGCAGCCGAAGGTGCGCGCCCTCTGCGAGAAGTACGGCGTGCCCTATGTCCAGGAGAGCGTCTGGACGCGCGCCCGGAAGATGGTGGACGTCGTCGTCGGCAAGAGCTCCATGCGCCGTCTCAAGCCGAGCAGGGCCGAGGCTGAGGGCCTCGCGAGCGCCGCGGCTCCGGCGGCCTGA
- a CDS encoding carboxypeptidase regulatory-like domain-containing protein translates to MADTKRRYGGWIALGLLLLGGALWWATARKPEALPAMATEAPGDTPARARPEPSRVASTAPQQAQALPPTPAPLLRLPSARRTEAPANAPGAFSGRVVSATTGQGVPSAELTFAGPSGAASTRTDEAGAFRFLPDQEGLWQLASIRADGFLPFGPDWGQSPIRLTARPGSGVEGLLLALTPEESWTVRVEDPAGKPLAGAHVRLLTGRSGETVLFPTQDEFTTGAEGEVRLQAPERSTVEARHPGHAPARAELSSRLAGRRAVLRLKVETSAASEVLAGRVVDESGTAIAGAGVRATKPRGTSLPGAEDGSAPVAETLSDADGRFLLERLPPGRYDVFAEVLGRVSTTAPNVEAGRRDLTLTLARGARLTGRVRDERGAPVASFQLELQLHRGPLEREFGSTLTVVDPEGRFTVEGLAPGTYTLRVGAYGLAPAAPTVSVPPNTADVGPVDITLQPGARLEGQVVKRGGGDPIAGARVQVEGGVYDASLSTVFDAMTDTSGRFTLDGLAPGRVSLSVSAQGHDTRIVDRVAVGPGAPPLPPIDLNPVADGGVERAEMLGIGVVLAARDDALVMGQVLPGGGAHEAGLQPGDAIVSIDGTKVVEMGFPSAVQAIRGPEGSRVLLGIRRAGRSDVEDVWVVRRKIQV, encoded by the coding sequence TAGCGCTGGGCTTGCTCCTGCTGGGCGGGGCCCTGTGGTGGGCCACTGCGCGGAAGCCCGAAGCTCTTCCCGCCATGGCGACGGAGGCACCCGGAGACACTCCTGCCCGCGCGCGTCCCGAGCCTTCGCGCGTGGCATCAACGGCACCTCAACAGGCGCAGGCCCTTCCCCCGACGCCGGCCCCGCTGCTCCGTCTGCCCTCGGCCCGGCGTACGGAAGCTCCCGCCAACGCCCCCGGGGCCTTCTCCGGTCGCGTGGTGTCCGCCACCACCGGACAGGGTGTCCCGAGCGCCGAGCTGACCTTCGCCGGCCCCTCGGGCGCCGCAAGCACCCGCACGGACGAGGCGGGCGCCTTCCGCTTCCTGCCGGACCAGGAGGGACTCTGGCAGCTCGCCAGCATTCGCGCGGACGGCTTCCTGCCCTTCGGCCCTGACTGGGGGCAGAGCCCCATCCGCCTCACGGCACGTCCCGGCAGCGGCGTGGAGGGCCTGCTGCTGGCCCTCACCCCCGAGGAGTCCTGGACCGTCCGCGTGGAAGACCCCGCCGGCAAGCCCCTCGCGGGCGCCCACGTGCGGCTCCTCACCGGCCGCTCCGGTGAGACGGTGCTGTTCCCCACCCAGGACGAGTTCACCACCGGCGCGGAAGGCGAGGTCCGCCTCCAGGCCCCCGAGCGCTCCACGGTCGAAGCCCGCCACCCGGGCCACGCTCCCGCGCGGGCCGAGCTGAGCTCGCGCCTCGCGGGCCGGCGCGCGGTGCTTCGGCTCAAGGTTGAGACCTCGGCTGCCAGCGAAGTCCTCGCGGGCCGGGTCGTGGATGAGTCAGGTACGGCCATCGCCGGTGCCGGTGTCCGCGCCACGAAACCCCGCGGCACGAGTTTGCCCGGCGCCGAAGATGGCAGCGCCCCCGTGGCCGAGACGCTGTCGGACGCGGACGGGCGCTTCCTCCTGGAGCGGCTCCCTCCGGGCCGCTACGACGTGTTCGCCGAAGTCCTCGGACGCGTGAGCACGACCGCCCCGAATGTGGAGGCCGGACGCCGTGACCTCACCCTCACCCTGGCCCGAGGCGCGCGCCTCACCGGCCGCGTGCGCGACGAGCGCGGCGCTCCCGTCGCGTCCTTCCAGCTCGAGCTGCAGCTCCATCGCGGCCCCCTGGAGCGCGAGTTCGGATCAACGCTCACCGTGGTGGACCCGGAGGGCCGCTTCACCGTGGAAGGGCTCGCTCCCGGCACCTATACCCTCCGGGTCGGAGCCTACGGGCTCGCCCCCGCCGCTCCCACGGTGAGCGTGCCGCCCAATACCGCGGACGTCGGCCCCGTGGACATCACCCTGCAACCCGGCGCCCGGCTGGAAGGGCAGGTCGTGAAGCGCGGAGGCGGAGACCCCATCGCCGGAGCCCGCGTGCAGGTGGAGGGTGGTGTCTACGACGCTTCACTGTCCACGGTGTTCGACGCCATGACCGACACCTCTGGCCGCTTCACGTTGGATGGGCTGGCCCCGGGGAGGGTGAGTCTGTCCGTGAGCGCGCAGGGCCATGACACGCGCATCGTGGACCGGGTGGCTGTCGGGCCGGGCGCACCACCCCTGCCGCCCATCGACCTGAACCCCGTGGCCGACGGTGGAGTCGAGCGCGCGGAGATGTTGGGCATCGGTGTGGTGCTGGCCGCGCGCGACGACGCGCTGGTGATGGGGCAGGTCCTCCCTGGCGGCGGCGCACACGAGGCGGGACTGCAACCCGGGGATGCCATCGTGAGCATCGATGGGACGAAGGTGGTGGAGATGGGCTTCCCCTCGGCGGTGCAGGCCATCCGCGGCCCCGAGGGCAGCCGCGTCCTGCTCGGCATCCGGCGAGCGGGACGCTCGGACGTGGAGGACGTCTGGGTGGTCCGGAGGAAGATCCAGGTCTAG